The window GCCGGTCGTCGATGAACAGCCGGTCCATGTCCGTATACGGGTAAGCCGCGGCCTCGGCGGGTGTCGGCATCCGGCCCGGTGTGCCCTTGCGCAGCTGGAGGAACTGCAGCGCGCCCGGCTGGGCCAGCTCCCGGGCCGTCTCGTCGTCGTCGGCGCAGATCACCGACGCGGCCACCATGGCGTAGGGCTCGGCCAGCGCCGCCGACGGCTGGAACCGCTCGCGGTAGAGCGCCAGCGCGGGCAGCGTGTTCTCCGAGCTGAAGTGGTGGGCGAAAGCGAACGGCAGGCCGAGCATCCCGGCGACCTGCGCGCTGTAGCCGCTGGACCCGAGCAGCCACATGGCGGGCTGGTTGCCCAGCGCGGGGACGGCTGTGATGCCGTTCGAGTCCCGGCCGGTGAAGTAGTTGGACAGCTCCGCGAGCTGCTCGGGGAAGTCGTCGACGGAGAGCGGGCCGGTCGAGCGGCGCAGCGCCCGCGCGGTCACCTGGTCGGTGCCGGGCGCGCGGCCGATGCCGAGGTCGACCCGGCCCGGGTGCAGCGCCTCCAACATGCCGAACTGCTCGGCCACCACGAGCGGCGGGTGATTGGGCAACATCACACCCCCGGACCCGATCCGCAGCGTCGAGGTGGCCATCGCGATGTGCGCGAGCAGCACGGCGGGCGCGGAGCTGGCGATGCCGGGCATGTTGTGGTGCTCGGCCACCCAGTACCGGTGGTAGCCGAGGCGCTCGGTGCGCTGGGCGAGGTCGAGGCTGTTGCGGAGGGCGGCGGTCTCGGTGGAGTCGCTGGCGACGGGCGCCAGGTCGAGCACGGAGAGGGGGACGTCGGTGGGCACAACACTGTGCAACGCCCGAAGGCCGCCGGTGCTTCCCGGGCGCGGGGATGTCGGTCGAGCCAGGTAGGGTCGGGCCCGTGGCGCTTGCCCTTTATCGGAAGTACCGACCGGCGACCTTTGCCGAGGTCGTCGGCCAGGAACACGTCACCGACCCTCTGCGCGTCGCGCTGTCGGCAGGCCGGG is drawn from Actinokineospora alba and contains these coding sequences:
- a CDS encoding LLM class flavin-dependent oxidoreductase: MPTDVPLSVLDLAPVASDSTETAALRNSLDLAQRTERLGYHRYWVAEHHNMPGIASSAPAVLLAHIAMATSTLRIGSGGVMLPNHPPLVVAEQFGMLEALHPGRVDLGIGRAPGTDQVTARALRRSTGPLSVDDFPEQLAELSNYFTGRDSNGITAVPALGNQPAMWLLGSSGYSAQVAGMLGLPFAFAHHFSSENTLPALALYRERFQPSAALAEPYAMVAASVICADDDETARELAQPGALQFLQLRKGTPGRMPTPAEAAAYPYTDMDRLFIDDRLDSQIIGGPDTVRKGIADLLAATKADELMITTNVYDHADRIRSYELVAKERE